The genome window CGGCCGCCACCCAGAAACGCCTGTGGGCGCTCGACCGGCTCGGTGTCCACTCGGGAGCGGTCACCTTCGCGGCCACCCTGACCGGGCCGCTCGACGAGGCGGCGCTGCGCGCGGCGGTCGGCGACGTCGTGCGGCGCCACGAATCCCTCCGGACGACGATCGGGACCGAGCGGGGCCGTCCGGTCCTGATCGTCCACAAAGGACTCGACTGCTGGTGGCCCGCCACCGGGTCCGTGGAGACGGCGGTCCGCGAGTTCGCGACGCACCCGTACGACCTGGAAACCGGGCCGCTGCTGCGGGTCCGGCTGCTGCGGGACGGGCCAGGACGGCACCACCTGCTGATCGGCCTGCACCAGGCCGTCTGCGACAACGAGTCCTGGCACGTCCTGCTCACCGACCTCGCCGCCGCCTACCGGGTCCGGCTGAGCCTGGGGGAGCCGCGGCCGCCGCTGCCCGTCCAGATGGCGGATTACGCGGCGTGGGAACGGCTTCACCTGGCCGGCCCGGCCGCCGGAGCCGACGCGGCGTACTGGGCCGAATGCCTGCGGGACGCGCCGCCGAGACTCGTGCTGGCCCGTGCCCGCCCGCGATCGACCGGGGAAGCCGGGGTGCGGCACCGGCCGCTCGGCGACGGCCTCGGCCCCCGCGTCGCGGAACTGGCCCGGGTGGCCGGCGTCAGCGCGTTCGTCGTGCTGCTCACCGCCTACGCGCTGGTGCTGGGCGAGGAAGCGGGGACGGGGGACGTCGTGCTCGGCGTGCCGTCCGCGGGCCGCGACCGCCCCGAGCTGCAGGGCGTGGTGGGCCGCTTCGCCCACCTGATGCCGCTGCGCCTGAACCTGGCCGGCGCCGCGACATCGCGGGCGCTCCTGCACCGCGTGCACGAGGCGGTGCTGACCGCGCAGCGGCACCGCGGGGTGCCGTTCAGCCGGATCGTCGAGGTGCTCCGGCCGCCGCGCGAGCGGGCGCACCACCCGGTCTTCCAGCACGCGCTCAACGTCGTCGGCGAGCGGTCGGCCGGGCTCGATCTGCCGGAGGTGTCGGTGCGGACGCTCGACACGCCGCCCGCGGCCACGCAGTACGAGCTGTTCCTGCACCTGCACTGGGAAAACGGCGAGCTGGGCGCCACCGCCGAGTACGACACCGGCCGGCTCGGCGACGACGTCGTGGCCGACCTGGTGACCCGGTTCGAGTCGGTCGTGCGGCGGATGGCCGAACGGCCCGACGACGCCGTCCCCGGGCCGCCGCCGGCCGAACCCGTCCGCGCCGGAACCCGCGCCGCCGCACCGGACCTGACGATCGCGACGACGGGCCCGGCCGGACCGGTCCGCCGCGAAGCCGAGCAGCTGCTGACCCGCTTCGCCGTCCAGCCGCGCCTCGTCGTCACTTCCCGGGTGTTCGGCGCCCTGCTCGACCCCGGTGCCGCCGCCGGCCTCACGGTGGTGGTGCTGCGCTGGGAGGACCTGATCGGCACGCCGGTCCCCGTCCGGCCCGGCACGCTCGTCCGCCGCCTGGACGAGGCGGTGACCGACGTCGTGGCGGCGGCCCGGGCGCACCGGACGCGGACGAGCCGTCCGCTGGTCCTGCTCACCCGGGCGTCCGAAGGCTTGGCCCCCCGCCTGGCCGCTCGCCTGGACGCCCGGCTGTACGTCGAGCTCGCCGCGCTGCCCGCAACCGAGGTGTGCACCGGCCCGGTCCCGGCGGCGGAGCTCGCCGTCGAGCGGCTGGGGCAGGCGTTCCCGCTGCCCGAGGGGCCGGTCGCCGAAGCGCCGCGCGACGACCGGGAACGGGCGCTGGCGCGGATCTGGGCCGCCCTGCTGGACCTGGACCCGGCCCGGATCGGGGTCCACAGCGACTTCTTCGCCATCGGCGGGGACTCCCTGCTCGCCATCCAGGCCGCCCACCAGGCCGGCGAGGCGGGGATCGCCGTCACCCCCAGGCAGTTCTCGGCCCACCCCACGATCGCCGAGCTGGCCGCCCTACCCCGCGAAAAGGACGTGACTCGCCCATGAAACGCGCTTCGGGTTTCGCCGGATTCACCGTGATGTGGTCCGGGCAGATGCTCTCGACGGTCGGCACCCGGATGACGAACTTCGCCATCGGCATCAGCGTCTTCCAGGAGACGCACTCGGCGTTGAGCGTGACCCTGCTGACGTTCGTCGCCTTCGGCGCGACCGTCGCCTTCTCACCCATCGCGGGGGTGCTGATCGACCGGTGGAGCCGCCGCACCACCATCATCGCGGCGGACGTCGGCTCGGCCGCGGTGACCCTGGCGCTGCTCGGCGTCTACGTGTTCGGCGATCCCCAGCTCTGGCAGCTGTACCTGGTGAACTTCCTGACCGGCGCGTTCCTCGCCTTCCAGGTACCCGCCTACGGCGCCGCGATCACGCTGATGATCGAGAAGGGCGGCTACACCCGGGCCAACGCGATGATGGGCCTGCTGCGGGCCGCGCCGTACGTGGCCGCGCCCGCGATCGCGGCGCCGCTGGTGTCGGCGTTCGGCCTCGCCGCCGTCCTCGCCGTCGACGTCGTTTCGGCGGTGGTGGCGATCGTCGCGGTGTACGCCATCACGCTGCCGCCCGACCCCGTCCGCGAGCCGGTGACGCCGGCGGACGGGACCGCGCTGACCCGGTTCCGGCGGGACTTCGCCGTGGGCTTCACCTACATCGCGCGCCGGCCGCCGCTGGTCGGGCTGCTGTCCATCATGATCGCGATCAGCTTCCTCTCCGCGCTGGGCTGGGTGCTGTTCCCGCCGCTGATCCTCGCCCGCACCGGCGACTCGGCCAACGCGGTCGGCATCGTCCAGGTCGTCGGGGCGATCGGCGGCACCGGGGCGGGCGTCCTGCTGGCCATGCTCAAACCGACCGACAAGAAGATCGGCCGGATGCTCGTCGCGATCCTCGTCCTCGGCGTGCTCGGGCGGATCCTCTTCGGTTTCGAGGGCATCTGGGTCTGGTCGGTCGCGCTGTTCTTCGGCTGGGGCGCGCTGCCGTTCATCGACGGCTACAACCAGACCATCTGGCAGGAGAAGACCCCGCCGCGGCTGCAGGGCCGCATCTTCGCCGTGGTCCAGATGGTCGAGAACATCGCGAGCCCGCTCGCCTACCTCGCGGCCGGGCTGCTCGCCGACGACCTCCTCGAGCCTGCCATGCGCTCGGGCGGCTGGCTCGCTTCGGTCTTCGGCCCGGTCACCGGCACCGGACCCGGTTCCGGGATCGCCGTCCTGTTCATCGTGTCCGGCGCCGGGGCGGCCGTGGTGGCCCTCGTCGGCTTCCTCACCCCCGCCATCCGGAACGCGGAATCCCTGCTGCCGGACGGGGGTGGCGAGGTCGAGCCCGCCCCCGCGGCGCCCGGTGCCGCACCCGCCCGCTGAGCCCACGCCAAGGAGAAAGCCATGACCGACACCGCAGCCCCGGCCGGCCCGGCCTACCGGGTGGTCGTCAACGACGAGGAACAGTTCTCGATCTGGCCCGCCGGAAAGGAAAACCCGGCGGGCTGGCACGACGCCGGGAAGACGGCGGGCAAGGAGGAGTGCCTCGCCTGGATCGAGGAGGTGTGGACGGACAT of Amycolatopsis solani contains these proteins:
- a CDS encoding MFS transporter → MKRASGFAGFTVMWSGQMLSTVGTRMTNFAIGISVFQETHSALSVTLLTFVAFGATVAFSPIAGVLIDRWSRRTTIIAADVGSAAVTLALLGVYVFGDPQLWQLYLVNFLTGAFLAFQVPAYGAAITLMIEKGGYTRANAMMGLLRAAPYVAAPAIAAPLVSAFGLAAVLAVDVVSAVVAIVAVYAITLPPDPVREPVTPADGTALTRFRRDFAVGFTYIARRPPLVGLLSIMIAISFLSALGWVLFPPLILARTGDSANAVGIVQVVGAIGGTGAGVLLAMLKPTDKKIGRMLVAILVLGVLGRILFGFEGIWVWSVALFFGWGALPFIDGYNQTIWQEKTPPRLQGRIFAVVQMVENIASPLAYLAAGLLADDLLEPAMRSGGWLASVFGPVTGTGPGSGIAVLFIVSGAGAAVVALVGFLTPAIRNAESLLPDGGGEVEPAPAAPGAAPAR